In the Pseudomonas sp. ADAK2 genome, one interval contains:
- a CDS encoding LysR family transcriptional regulator, protein MTLTQLEIFSLVAELHGFTAAANRLGISQSAVSHALKALEQELGVELLRRHQSQVELSDIGQQLLLRARAMLGLANTLRQEAADARGMKRGTLRIGSFGPTSSIKLLPKILENYRAAHPGIEVHIDEGPDRQVIQWLEERRIDVGFVVLPEERFDTFALIEDQMVALLPANHPLTAHASLSLNDLCQDPFVLTEAGSSELVSRLFNAARLTPNIRFRCSQLLSTLDTVGRGDALTVVAESSLPEDDDRRYVKRPLSPAVKRQVGLAVLDQRQSSPATLAFIQLASGLSY, encoded by the coding sequence ATGACCCTGACCCAACTGGAAATCTTCTCCCTCGTCGCCGAACTGCACGGTTTCACCGCCGCCGCCAATCGCCTGGGAATCTCGCAATCGGCGGTGTCCCATGCGCTCAAGGCGCTGGAGCAAGAACTGGGTGTCGAGTTGCTGCGTCGGCATCAGTCCCAGGTCGAACTCAGCGATATCGGCCAGCAACTGTTGCTGCGCGCCCGGGCAATGCTCGGGTTAGCCAACACCCTGCGCCAGGAAGCCGCCGATGCCCGTGGAATGAAACGCGGCACGCTGCGCATCGGCTCATTCGGCCCGACGTCATCGATCAAGTTGCTGCCAAAGATTCTGGAAAACTACCGCGCGGCTCATCCCGGCATTGAAGTGCATATTGACGAAGGCCCTGACCGTCAGGTGATTCAGTGGTTGGAAGAGCGGCGCATCGATGTGGGTTTTGTGGTGCTGCCCGAGGAGCGTTTCGACACGTTTGCGCTGATCGAGGACCAGATGGTGGCGTTGCTGCCCGCCAATCATCCGCTGACGGCGCACGCGAGCTTGAGTTTGAACGACTTGTGCCAGGACCCTTTCGTGCTGACCGAGGCCGGTTCTTCGGAGCTGGTGTCCCGGCTGTTCAACGCCGCGAGGCTGACGCCAAACATTCGCTTTCGCTGCTCGCAACTGCTCAGCACCCTCGACACCGTGGGCCGTGGCGATGCGCTGACGGTCGTTGCCGAAAGCTCATTGCCGGAAGACGACGACCGCCGCTACGTGAAACGGCCGCTGTCACCCGCGGTCAAGCGCCAGGTCGGGTTGGCGGTGCTGGATCAGCGTCAATCTTCGCCGGCGACACTGGCCTTTATCCAACTGGCCTCGGGCCTGAGCTATTGA
- a CDS encoding DMT family transporter encodes MTSYEPNLTKPSDMPVYLKLAAVTMVWGGTFVAGRFLTDSLSPLFAASLRFLLASVALLLFVLLARVPLVRPSLRQWLQLALLGFFGIFFYNLCFFYGLHYINASRASLIVALNPAVIGLASWLLFKERLSRAKVAGIAICIAGAGLVIVNRNPQLLAANADAWIGDLLIFGCVLSWGVYSLFSKGLNQTLGPVQTVTYSILLGTAMLWLTSAVRGELSVEALLNLGPQQWLSLMYLGVLGSALAYIGYYDGIRKIGATRSGVFIALNPLTAVILGALLLGEQLTLAMCLGGGLILAGIYLCNKPLAPPGKKGI; translated from the coding sequence ATGACTAGCTATGAACCAAACCTGACGAAACCGTCGGATATGCCGGTATATCTGAAGCTGGCGGCGGTAACGATGGTCTGGGGCGGGACTTTCGTGGCGGGCCGGTTTTTGACCGACAGCCTCAGCCCGTTGTTTGCCGCGAGCCTGCGGTTTTTACTGGCCAGCGTGGCGTTGCTGCTGTTTGTGCTGCTGGCCCGCGTGCCGCTGGTGCGCCCCAGCCTCAGGCAATGGCTGCAGTTGGCGTTATTGGGGTTCTTCGGGATCTTCTTCTATAACCTGTGCTTCTTTTACGGGCTGCATTACATCAACGCGTCCCGGGCGTCGCTGATTGTGGCGTTGAATCCGGCGGTGATTGGCCTGGCATCCTGGCTGCTGTTCAAGGAGCGCTTGAGCCGGGCGAAAGTGGCGGGGATCGCGATCTGTATCGCCGGGGCAGGGCTGGTGATTGTCAATCGCAACCCACAATTGCTCGCGGCCAATGCCGATGCGTGGATCGGCGATCTGCTGATCTTCGGCTGCGTGCTGAGCTGGGGTGTTTATTCGCTGTTCTCCAAGGGCCTGAATCAAACGCTGGGGCCGGTGCAGACGGTGACGTATTCGATTCTGCTGGGCACGGCGATGCTTTGGCTCACCAGCGCTGTGCGCGGCGAGTTGAGTGTCGAGGCGCTCCTCAACCTGGGTCCGCAACAATGGCTGAGCCTGATGTACTTGGGTGTACTCGGCTCGGCGCTGGCCTACATAGGCTATTACGACGGCATTCGTAAAATCGGCGCGACCCGTTCCGGCGTGTTCATTGCCTTGAATCCATTGACCGCCGTGATCCTCGGTGCGCTCCTGCTGGGCGAGCAGTTGACGCTGGCCATGTGCCTGGGTGGCGGGCTGATCCTGGCGGGGATTTACCTGTGCAACAAACCGCTTGCGCCGCCTGGGAAAAAGGGGATTTGA
- the hppD gene encoding 4-hydroxyphenylpyruvate dioxygenase — MADLYENPMGLMGFEFIEFASPTPNTLEPIFEIMGFTKVATHRSKDVHLYRQGQINLILNNEPHSVASYFAAEHGPSVCGMAFRVKNAQQAFARALELGAQPIHIETGPMELNLPAIKGIGGAPLYLIDRFGEGSSIYDIDFVFIEGVDRNPEGAGLKIIDHLTHNVYRGRMAYWANFYEKLFNFREIRYFDIKGEYTGLTSKAMTAPDGMIRIPLNEESSKGAGQIEEFLMQFNGEGIQHVAFLSDNLIDTWDRLKKIGMRFMTAPPETYYEMLEGRLPNHGEPVDQLQSRGILLDGSSESGDRRLLLQIFSETLMGPVFFEFIQRKGDDGFGEGNFKALFESIERDQVRRGVLSTD; from the coding sequence ATGGCAGATTTATACGAAAACCCAATGGGCCTGATGGGCTTTGAATTCATTGAGTTCGCATCGCCGACCCCGAACACCCTGGAGCCGATCTTCGAGATCATGGGCTTCACCAAGGTCGCGACCCACCGTTCCAAAGATGTGCACCTGTATCGCCAGGGCCAGATCAACCTGATCCTCAACAACGAACCCCATAGCGTCGCTTCGTACTTCGCGGCCGAGCACGGTCCGTCGGTGTGCGGCATGGCGTTTCGCGTCAAGAACGCGCAACAGGCGTTTGCCCGTGCCCTGGAACTCGGCGCGCAGCCGATTCATATCGAAACCGGCCCGATGGAGCTGAACCTGCCCGCGATCAAAGGCATCGGCGGCGCGCCGCTGTACCTGATCGACCGTTTTGGCGAAGGCAGCTCGATCTACGACATCGACTTCGTGTTCATCGAAGGCGTTGACCGCAATCCGGAAGGGGCGGGCCTGAAGATCATCGATCACCTGACCCACAACGTCTATCGCGGACGCATGGCCTACTGGGCCAACTTCTACGAGAAGCTGTTCAACTTCCGTGAAATCCGCTACTTCGACATCAAGGGCGAATACACCGGCCTGACCTCCAAGGCCATGACCGCGCCGGATGGCATGATCCGTATCCCGTTGAACGAAGAATCGTCCAAGGGCGCCGGGCAGATCGAAGAGTTCCTGATGCAGTTCAACGGCGAAGGCATCCAGCACGTCGCGTTCCTCAGCGACAACCTGATCGACACCTGGGATCGCCTGAAGAAAATCGGCATGCGCTTCATGACCGCGCCGCCGGAAACCTATTACGAAATGCTCGAAGGCCGTTTGCCGAACCACGGCGAACCGGTCGATCAACTGCAATCGCGGGGGATCCTGCTGGACGGTTCGTCCGAGTCGGGCGACCGCCGCCTGCTGCTGCAGATCTTCTCGGAAACCCTGATGGGCCCGGTGTTCTTCGAATTCATCCAGCGTAAAGGCGATGATGGTTTCGGCGAGGGTAACTTCAAGGCGTTGTTCGAATCGATCGAGCGTGATCAGGTTCGTCGTGGTGTGTTGTCCACGGACTAA
- the rarD gene encoding EamA family transporter RarD, which produces MSKGIALSVTASVLFAVMYYYTSLLTPLSGVEIFGWRMLLTVPCMSVFMLVSGEWRRSLDILKRLGGKPKLFAGLVVSATLLGLQLWLFMWAPLNGYSLDVSLGYFLLPLSMVLTGRIAYGERLSYLQKIAVFFASLGVLNELYQVGGFSWATLLVVVGYPLYFVLRKWLATDNLGGLWLDMTLMLPVAFWFVWGGEQGFAVFDQYPWLSLLIPLLGLISASALVVYIIASRLLPFSLFGLLSYVEPVLLLGVALLLGESIKPGEWLTYIPIWLAVVVLVFEGFKHLVRQRRKPM; this is translated from the coding sequence TTGTCTAAAGGTATCGCTCTATCGGTCACAGCTTCGGTGCTGTTTGCCGTCATGTATTACTACACCTCGCTGCTCACGCCCCTGAGCGGCGTAGAAATCTTCGGCTGGCGGATGCTGCTGACAGTGCCTTGCATGTCGGTGTTCATGCTGGTGTCCGGTGAATGGCGGCGCTCGCTCGACATCCTCAAGCGCCTGGGCGGTAAACCCAAATTGTTCGCCGGCCTGGTCGTCTCGGCGACGCTGCTGGGTTTGCAGCTCTGGCTGTTCATGTGGGCGCCACTTAACGGCTACAGCCTCGATGTATCCCTGGGCTATTTTCTGTTGCCGCTGTCGATGGTGCTGACCGGGCGCATTGCCTATGGCGAGCGTTTGTCCTACCTGCAAAAGATCGCGGTGTTCTTCGCCTCCCTCGGCGTGCTCAACGAGTTGTATCAGGTGGGCGGTTTCTCCTGGGCGACGTTACTGGTGGTGGTCGGTTATCCCCTGTACTTCGTTTTGCGCAAATGGCTGGCGACCGACAACCTCGGCGGTTTGTGGCTGGACATGACCTTGATGCTGCCGGTGGCGTTCTGGTTCGTCTGGGGCGGAGAGCAAGGTTTCGCCGTGTTCGATCAATACCCGTGGCTGTCGCTGTTGATCCCGTTACTCGGGTTGATCAGTGCATCGGCGCTGGTGGTGTACATCATCGCCAGCCGCCTGTTGCCGTTCAGCCTGTTCGGCTTGCTGAGCTATGTCGAACCGGTGCTGTTGCTGGGTGTGGCGTTGCTGCTGGGGGAAAGCATCAAGCCGGGGGAATGGTTGACGTATATTCCGATCTGGTTGGCGGTGGTGGTGCTGGTGTTTGAAGGGTTCAAGCACCTGGTCCGGCAGCGCCGCAAGCCTATGTAA
- a CDS encoding aldo/keto reductase, producing the protein MSYRTLGHSGLQVSTLTLGTMMFGEQTSTEDSLRIIDKAWDQGINFIDTADVYTGGRSEEIVGEAIAGNRHEWVLATKVGFGPVDGVPNRSGLSRKHIFNGIDASLTRLGTDYVDIYYLHREDHNTPLEVTISAIGDLIRQGKIRNWGLSNYRGWRIAEVIRVADKLGVDRPVISQPLYNIVNRQAETEQITAAHAYGLGVVPYSPLARGVLSGKYAPDVTPDANSRAGRQDKRILETEWRVESLRIAQQIQQYTQGRGVGIVEFAIAWVLNNSAVTSAIVGPRTEEQWDAYTKAQAVKITAEDEAFIDSLVTPGHSSTPGFNDVSHFVPGRNPRNN; encoded by the coding sequence ATGAGCTATCGCACCCTCGGCCATTCCGGATTACAGGTGTCCACTCTGACCCTGGGCACCATGATGTTCGGCGAACAGACCAGCACCGAAGATTCCCTGCGGATCATCGACAAGGCCTGGGACCAGGGCATCAACTTCATCGACACCGCGGACGTCTACACCGGTGGCCGCTCCGAAGAGATCGTCGGTGAGGCGATCGCCGGCAACCGTCACGAATGGGTGTTGGCCACCAAAGTCGGTTTCGGCCCGGTGGACGGCGTGCCGAACCGCAGCGGCCTGAGCCGCAAGCACATTTTCAACGGCATCGACGCCAGCCTGACGCGCCTGGGCACCGATTATGTCGACATCTATTACCTGCACCGCGAAGACCACAACACGCCGCTGGAAGTGACGATTTCGGCCATCGGCGACCTGATCCGCCAAGGCAAGATCCGCAATTGGGGCCTGTCCAACTACCGTGGCTGGCGCATCGCCGAGGTCATTCGGGTGGCCGACAAGCTTGGCGTCGACCGGCCGGTGATCAGCCAGCCGCTGTACAACATCGTCAATCGCCAGGCTGAAACCGAACAGATCACCGCCGCCCACGCCTATGGCCTGGGCGTAGTGCCTTACAGCCCATTGGCCCGTGGCGTGCTCAGCGGCAAATACGCACCAGACGTCACGCCGGACGCCAACAGCCGCGCCGGGCGCCAGGACAAACGCATCCTCGAAACCGAATGGCGCGTCGAGTCGCTGCGCATTGCCCAGCAGATCCAGCAATACACACAGGGCCGTGGCGTCGGCATCGTCGAATTCGCCATCGCCTGGGTGCTGAACAACAGCGCCGTAACGTCGGCCATCGTCGGGCCGCGCACTGAGGAACAGTGGGATGCCTACACCAAGGCGCAAGCGGTGAAGATCACGGCGGAAGATGAGGCGTTTATCGACTCGCTGGTGACGCCGGGCCACTCCTCGACACCGGGCTTCAATGACGTGAGCCATTTCGTCCCGGGTCGTAACCCCCGCAACAACTGA
- a CDS encoding MFS transporter, whose protein sequence is MSQSAAVTQTIADDKNAVYKRITLRLIPFIFICYLFNYLDRVNVGFAKLQMLDALKFSETVYGLGAGIFFIGYVLCGVPSNLALTKFGPRRWIALMMIVWGSLSTCLLFVTTPTEFYTLRLFTGAAEAGFFPGVVLYLSQWFPTFRRGRIMALFMSAIPVSGLLGSPFSGWILNHFGAGQAGLAGWQWMFLLQGIPTVILGALAYFLLSDSYANAKWLTPFEREVLEADHAEDLANKPKTTTDSLLAVFKNPAIWAFGLIYFCIQSGVYAINFWLPSIIKNLGFSDNLVIGWLSAIPYLLAAVFMLLVGRSADLRKERRWHLVVPMLMGAVGLLIAVNFATTPAIAILGLTIATMGALTGLPMFWPVPTALLSAGAAAGGLALINSMGQMAGFLSPYLVGWVKDSTGSTDAALYLLAGVIVGGSVLALRMTRTLKV, encoded by the coding sequence ATGTCACAGAGCGCAGCCGTTACCCAGACCATTGCAGACGACAAAAACGCTGTCTACAAACGCATTACCCTGCGTTTGATCCCCTTCATCTTCATCTGCTACCTGTTCAACTACCTCGACCGGGTGAACGTTGGATTCGCCAAGCTGCAGATGCTCGACGCCCTGAAATTCAGCGAAACCGTGTACGGCCTCGGCGCCGGGATCTTCTTTATCGGCTACGTATTGTGTGGCGTGCCGAGCAACCTGGCCCTGACCAAATTCGGCCCACGGCGCTGGATTGCGCTGATGATGATTGTCTGGGGTTCGCTTTCGACGTGCCTGCTGTTCGTCACCACGCCGACCGAGTTCTACACCTTGCGTCTGTTCACCGGCGCGGCCGAAGCCGGGTTTTTTCCGGGCGTAGTGCTCTATCTTTCGCAGTGGTTCCCGACCTTCCGCCGTGGTCGCATCATGGCGCTGTTCATGTCAGCGATCCCGGTGTCCGGCCTGCTCGGCAGCCCGTTCTCTGGCTGGATCCTTAACCACTTCGGCGCCGGCCAAGCGGGTTTGGCGGGCTGGCAGTGGATGTTTTTGTTGCAAGGGATTCCGACCGTGATCCTCGGCGCCCTCGCCTACTTTCTGCTCAGCGACAGTTATGCCAATGCCAAGTGGCTGACGCCGTTCGAGCGTGAAGTACTGGAAGCGGACCACGCTGAAGACTTGGCCAACAAGCCGAAAACTACCACTGATTCGCTGCTGGCAGTGTTCAAGAACCCGGCGATCTGGGCCTTTGGTTTGATCTATTTCTGCATCCAGAGCGGCGTTTATGCGATCAACTTCTGGTTGCCGTCGATTATCAAGAACCTGGGCTTCAGCGATAACCTGGTGATTGGCTGGTTGAGTGCGATTCCGTATCTGCTGGCGGCGGTGTTCATGTTGCTGGTCGGTCGTTCGGCGGACCTGCGCAAAGAGCGGCGCTGGCACTTGGTGGTGCCGATGTTGATGGGCGCTGTTGGCCTGTTGATCGCGGTGAACTTCGCCACCACGCCGGCGATTGCGATTCTGGGCCTGACCATTGCGACCATGGGCGCCCTCACCGGCCTGCCGATGTTCTGGCCGGTGCCGACTGCGCTGCTCAGTGCTGGTGCGGCGGCGGGCGGTTTGGCGTTGATCAACTCCATGGGTCAGATGGCCGGTTTCCTCAGTCCGTACCTGGTGGGTTGGGTCAAGGACAGCACCGGGTCGACCGATGCGGCGTTGTATCTGCTGGCGGGCGTGATTGTCGGTGGCAGCGTGCTGGCGCTGCGGATGACGCGAACGTTGAAGGTTTGA
- a CDS encoding sugar diacid recognition domain-containing protein codes for MFELDHDLAQDIVDRAMAILPYNVNVMDSQGLILGSGEPERINTRHEGAQLVLANGRVVEIDAQTAIHLKGVQPGINLPLLLDQRLIGVLGITGEPEQLRTYAELVRMTAEMLVGQRNQQAEQQWRRQRCDDLLALLLTDAGDSPRLVDEAQQLGLKPQLSRVPYLFELGLEHGPGQTVEALSAWLISRYPDSWCVSSAKSSLLWCRPASQAIEHERLLEKLDGLGWNILRIAVGGQADGLPGLRRCYRRVGDLLAYGRDVLPRSRLLTLNRYRLPVMLWRHRNDDALDELLKPLRKVIAKDNNGQLLATLRCWCDHDGQSQACADALGIHRNSLRYRMERIAELSGVDPLRLDGMLALYLGVQLLPQTD; via the coding sequence ATGTTTGAACTCGATCACGACCTGGCCCAGGACATCGTCGACCGGGCCATGGCCATCCTGCCGTACAACGTCAACGTCATGGACAGCCAGGGGCTGATTCTCGGCAGCGGCGAGCCGGAGCGGATCAACACCCGCCACGAAGGCGCGCAACTGGTACTGGCCAACGGGCGCGTGGTGGAGATCGATGCGCAAACGGCGATTCACCTCAAAGGCGTGCAGCCGGGAATCAACCTGCCGCTATTGCTCGATCAACGGCTGATTGGCGTGCTCGGCATCACCGGCGAACCCGAGCAATTGCGCACCTACGCCGAGCTGGTGCGCATGACTGCGGAAATGCTGGTGGGCCAGCGTAATCAGCAGGCTGAGCAGCAATGGCGGCGCCAACGTTGCGATGATTTGCTCGCCTTGCTGCTGACCGACGCCGGGGATTCGCCACGGCTGGTGGATGAGGCGCAGCAATTGGGACTCAAACCTCAGCTATCGCGGGTGCCGTACCTGTTCGAGTTGGGCCTGGAGCACGGGCCGGGGCAGACCGTCGAAGCCCTCAGCGCCTGGCTGATCAGTCGTTACCCCGACAGTTGGTGCGTGAGTTCCGCCAAGTCGTCGCTGCTGTGGTGCCGGCCGGCGAGTCAGGCGATCGAGCATGAGCGGTTGCTGGAAAAACTCGACGGCCTGGGCTGGAACATTCTGCGCATCGCGGTCGGCGGCCAGGCCGATGGATTGCCGGGTTTGCGCCGCTGTTATCGGCGGGTCGGGGATTTGCTGGCCTACGGACGCGATGTATTGCCGCGCTCGCGGTTGTTGACGCTGAACCGGTATCGGCTGCCGGTGATGCTCTGGCGGCACCGCAACGACGATGCGCTGGACGAGTTGCTCAAGCCGCTGCGCAAAGTCATCGCCAAGGACAACAACGGTCAATTGCTGGCGACCCTGCGTTGCTGGTGTGACCACGATGGGCAGAGCCAGGCGTGTGCGGATGCGTTGGGCATTCATCGTAATAGTCTGCGCTATCGCATGGAGCGGATTGCCGAGTTGAGCGGGGTTGATCCGTTGCGGCTGGATGGGATGTTGGCGCTTTATCTGGGTGTGCAGCTTCTGCCGCAAACTGATTAA
- a CDS encoding glycerate kinase, with protein sequence MKIVIAPDSFKDSLSAQGVADAIALGLAEVWPQAQLVKCPMADGGEGTVESILAACAGELRRTTVRGPLGTTVDAAWGWLPHNHTAIIEMAEASGLQLVPTGQRDACISSTFGTGELIRAALDAGAQRVILAIGGSATNDAGAGAMQALGVKLFDAQGQILAPGGLALAQLARIDLSDIDPRLNAVRFDIAADVNNPLCGPHGASAIFGPQKGASAAQVQQLDQALGHFADLCAQALDKDVRDEPGSGAAGGLGFAAKAFLGAQFQAGVEVVAELVGLAEAVEGADLVITGEGRFDAQTLRGKTPFGVARIARQQGVPVIVIAGTLGEGYQELYEHGIDAAFALASGPMTLEQACAEAPRLLRERASDIARVWRIAARNA encoded by the coding sequence ATGAAAATCGTCATCGCCCCCGATTCGTTCAAGGACAGCCTGAGTGCCCAAGGCGTAGCCGATGCCATCGCGCTGGGATTGGCCGAGGTCTGGCCGCAGGCGCAGTTGGTCAAGTGCCCGATGGCTGACGGCGGAGAAGGGACGGTCGAGTCGATTCTGGCAGCGTGCGCGGGCGAATTGCGCCGCACCACCGTGCGCGGCCCGTTGGGCACAACGGTTGACGCAGCCTGGGGCTGGCTGCCGCACAATCACACCGCAATCATCGAAATGGCCGAGGCCAGCGGCTTGCAACTGGTGCCGACGGGGCAGCGCGATGCCTGCATCAGCAGCACCTTCGGCACCGGCGAACTGATCCGCGCCGCGCTGGATGCCGGGGCACAACGGGTGATCCTGGCGATTGGCGGCAGTGCCACCAATGACGCTGGCGCCGGGGCGATGCAGGCCTTGGGCGTCAAACTGTTTGACGCCCAAGGCCAAATCCTCGCGCCCGGTGGCCTGGCGCTGGCGCAACTGGCCCGCATTGACCTGAGCGACATCGATCCGCGCTTGAACGCGGTGCGCTTCGACATCGCTGCCGACGTCAACAATCCATTGTGCGGCCCTCATGGCGCCTCAGCGATTTTCGGCCCGCAGAAAGGCGCCTCTGCGGCGCAAGTCCAGCAGTTGGATCAGGCGCTCGGGCACTTTGCCGATCTGTGTGCGCAGGCATTGGACAAAGACGTGCGCGATGAACCGGGCAGCGGCGCGGCGGGTGGCCTGGGGTTCGCGGCCAAGGCGTTTTTGGGTGCGCAATTTCAGGCCGGTGTGGAAGTGGTCGCGGAACTGGTCGGCCTGGCCGAAGCGGTGGAGGGCGCGGACCTGGTGATTACCGGTGAAGGCCGCTTCGATGCCCAGACCCTGCGCGGCAAGACGCCGTTTGGCGTGGCGCGGATTGCGCGGCAGCAGGGTGTGCCGGTGATTGTGATCGCCGGAACCCTGGGTGAGGGTTATCAGGAACTGTACGAGCACGGCATCGACGCCGCGTTTGCCCTGGCGAGCGGGCCGATGACGCTGGAGCAGGCTTGCGCCGAAGCACCGAGATTGTTGCGCGAGCGGGCGAGCGATATCGCGCGGGTGTGGCGCATTGCAGCTCGCAACGCCTGA